The Piliocolobus tephrosceles isolate RC106 chromosome 2, ASM277652v3, whole genome shotgun sequence genome window below encodes:
- the UCN2 gene encoding urocortin-2, producing MTRCALLVLMVLMLGRVLVVPVTPIPTFQLRPQNSPQTTPGPAPAASESPSAAPTWPWAAQSHRSPTRHSGSRIVLSLDISIGLLQILLEQARARAAREQATTNARILARVGRR from the coding sequence ATGACCAGGTGTGCTCTGCTGGTGCTGATGGTCCTGATGTTGGGTAGAGTCCTGGTTGTCCCAGTGACCCCTATCCCAACCTTCCAGCTCCGCCCTCAGAATTCTCCCCAGACCACTCCCGGACCTGCACCTGCAGCCTCAGAGAGCCCCTCAGCTGCTCCCACATGGCCCTGGGCTGCCCAGAGCCACCGCAGCCCCACCCGCCACTCTGGCTCGCGCATTGTCCTATCGCTGGATATCTCCATCGGCCTCTTGCAGATCTTACTGGAGCAAGCCCGGGCCAGGGCTGCCAGGGAGCAGGCCACCACCAACGCCCGCATCCTGGCCCGTGTCGGCCGCCGCTGA